A genomic window from Micromonospora violae includes:
- a CDS encoding helix-turn-helix transcriptional regulator — MTVETTTERVLRLLALLQRRLSWTAAELAAELGVTGRCVRRDVQRLRTLGYPVHAVSGVGGGYQLGAGTRLPPLLLDDEEAIATAVSLRLASGGTVAGAGEAALRALAKLDQVMPSRLRAEVRAVHGATDTLIGPVAEIDGELLVTLARACRDGVRVRFHYPDRGAGERERRVEPIRMVTTGRRWYLMAWDVDRDDWRTFRLDRMRAATATTWRFPVREHPDPVVFVQRSVTGAPYRYLARVRVHAPADRVREVVPPQVGQVEDDGDGWSVLAVGGDSLDWLAAHLARLDHEVEVLEPPELREAAGRLARRLAVLAGVPSEPGAR, encoded by the coding sequence GTGACCGTCGAGACGACGACCGAGCGGGTGCTGCGCCTGCTGGCGCTGCTGCAACGACGGCTGTCCTGGACGGCCGCCGAGCTCGCCGCCGAGCTGGGGGTCACCGGTCGTTGCGTGCGCCGGGACGTGCAGCGTCTGCGGACGCTCGGCTATCCCGTGCACGCGGTGTCGGGCGTCGGCGGCGGCTACCAACTCGGTGCGGGCACCCGGCTGCCGCCGTTGCTCCTCGACGACGAGGAGGCGATCGCCACGGCGGTGTCGCTACGGCTGGCCTCCGGGGGCACGGTCGCCGGGGCGGGCGAGGCGGCGCTGCGGGCTCTCGCGAAGCTCGATCAGGTGATGCCGTCCCGGCTTCGCGCCGAGGTGCGGGCGGTGCACGGCGCCACCGACACCCTCATCGGCCCGGTCGCCGAGATCGACGGGGAGCTGCTGGTGACCCTGGCCCGGGCCTGTCGAGACGGGGTCCGCGTCCGGTTCCACTACCCCGACCGGGGTGCGGGGGAGCGGGAGCGCAGGGTCGAGCCGATCCGGATGGTCACGACCGGCCGCCGCTGGTATCTGATGGCCTGGGACGTCGACCGCGACGACTGGCGTACGTTCCGGCTGGACCGGATGCGAGCCGCGACGGCCACGACCTGGCGTTTCCCGGTCCGCGAGCACCCGGATCCGGTCGTCTTCGTGCAGCGGTCGGTGACCGGCGCGCCGTACCGGTACCTGGCCCGGGTGCGGGTGCACGCCCCGGCCGACCGAGTGCGCGAGGTGGTTCCGCCGCAGGTGGGGCAGGTCGAGGACGACGGCGACGGCTGGTCGGTGCTGGCCGTCGGGGGCGACAGCCTGGACTGGCTCGCCGCGCACCTCGCCCGCCTGGATCACGAGGTGGAGGTGCTGGAGCCCCCTGAGCTGCGCGAGGCCGCGGGCCGGCTCGCCCGTCGCCTCGCGGTGCTGGCCGGTGTGCCGTCGGAACCCGGCGCGCGGTGA
- a CDS encoding DIP1984 family protein: MKLGEALAERAEAARRVEQLRTRINGSARYQEGELPPEDAAVLLTELDQILDHLESLIRRINRTNAAVPVDDLGTLTDALARRDILRLRHAAITAAADAAAGSGRGHVTRQLRSELKMLAGLPVAELRERADRLAGELRQLEVQIQRTNWEADLLD; this comes from the coding sequence ATGAAACTTGGTGAGGCGCTGGCAGAACGCGCCGAGGCGGCACGACGGGTCGAGCAGCTACGGACCCGGATCAACGGCAGCGCCCGGTACCAGGAGGGCGAGCTGCCGCCGGAGGACGCCGCGGTGCTCCTGACCGAACTGGACCAGATCCTCGACCACCTGGAGTCACTGATCCGGCGCATCAACCGGACCAACGCCGCGGTGCCGGTCGACGACCTCGGCACACTCACCGACGCGTTGGCCCGGCGGGACATCCTGCGACTGCGGCACGCCGCCATCACGGCGGCCGCCGACGCCGCCGCCGGCAGCGGACGCGGCCACGTGACCCGGCAGCTCCGCTCCGAGCTGAAGATGCTCGCCGGCTTGCCGGTCGCCGAGCTTCGGGAGCGTGCCGACCGACTCGCCGGGGAGCTCCGGCAACTCGAGGTGCAGATTCAGCGCACCAACTGGGAGGCTGACCTGCTGGACTGA
- a CDS encoding MFS transporter, with protein MIPIASRVPDPAVRRLTATLYGYAFLSDLVLLYPLYVVFFADTGLSVGQIASLFVVWSAAGIVFEVPSGAWADVVSRRLLLSLAPLVTAAGFALWVLVPSYPAFALGFLLWGAGGALVSGALEALVWTELDRLGAVDRYARVLGRARTAGVLGVVVSGVLAGPVLTVGGYPTVGAASVLAGLLAALVATRFPEHRIPAAVPPAGPDDEGDPGWWGTLRAGVSQVRTRPPVRSAVLLVAVVAADWGALDEYTPLLALDTGVGAQAVPLLLLLLWAGVTVGGLLAPAGERLGSRGYAALLGLVGVALAGGALLRHPAGFVLLAVAFGAAQLATVLADARLQARITGTSRATVTSLAGMATDVLIIVTYAGYGLLATVAGNAVAFALTAGAYLAVALVLLTRRRTTMPSGVAAASPQGRD; from the coding sequence ATGATCCCCATCGCTTCGCGCGTGCCCGACCCGGCGGTCCGTCGGCTGACGGCGACCCTCTACGGGTACGCGTTCCTCAGTGACCTCGTCCTGCTCTACCCGCTGTACGTGGTGTTCTTCGCCGACACCGGGCTGTCGGTGGGGCAGATCGCCTCGCTCTTCGTCGTCTGGTCCGCCGCCGGCATCGTGTTCGAGGTGCCCTCCGGCGCCTGGGCCGACGTGGTGTCCCGCCGGCTGCTGCTCAGCCTCGCCCCGCTGGTGACCGCCGCCGGGTTCGCGCTCTGGGTGCTGGTGCCGTCGTACCCGGCGTTCGCGCTCGGTTTCCTGCTCTGGGGCGCCGGTGGCGCACTGGTCTCCGGTGCCCTGGAGGCGCTGGTCTGGACCGAACTGGACCGGCTCGGCGCGGTCGACCGGTACGCCCGGGTGCTCGGGCGGGCGCGCACGGCCGGGGTGCTGGGTGTGGTGGTCTCCGGGGTGCTCGCCGGCCCGGTACTCACCGTCGGTGGGTACCCGACGGTCGGCGCGGCCAGCGTGCTCGCCGGCCTGCTCGCCGCCCTCGTCGCCACCCGGTTCCCGGAGCACCGGATTCCGGCGGCGGTGCCGCCCGCAGGCCCGGACGACGAGGGTGACCCGGGGTGGTGGGGCACGCTGCGGGCCGGAGTCTCGCAGGTCCGCACCCGCCCGCCGGTACGGTCGGCCGTGCTGCTGGTGGCCGTGGTCGCCGCCGACTGGGGCGCGCTGGACGAGTACACCCCGCTGCTCGCCCTGGACACCGGCGTCGGAGCGCAGGCCGTGCCCCTGCTGCTCCTGCTGCTCTGGGCCGGAGTGACCGTCGGCGGGCTGCTCGCCCCGGCGGGGGAGCGGCTGGGCAGCCGCGGGTACGCCGCGCTGCTGGGGCTGGTCGGCGTCGCGCTGGCCGGAGGTGCCCTGCTCCGGCACCCGGCGGGATTCGTGCTGCTCGCGGTGGCCTTCGGCGCGGCGCAGCTGGCCACCGTGCTGGCCGACGCGCGACTCCAGGCCCGGATCACCGGCACCAGCCGCGCGACCGTCACCTCGCTGGCCGGGATGGCCACCGACGTGCTGATCATCGTGACGTACGCCGGCTACGGCCTACTCGCCACGGTGGCCGGCAACGCCGTGGCGTTCGCGCTGACCGCCGGGGCGTACCTCGCGGTGGCGCTGGTGCTGCTGACCCGGCGCCGGACGACCATGCCCAGCGGCGTCGCCGCGGCGTCGCCCCAAGGCCGGGACTGA
- a CDS encoding MBL fold metallo-hydrolase, with the protein MTRAPAVQLAPNVWRIPTVGRSAVNSYAFVDDDGSVTLVDCGLAKAPARIVRGLAAIGKLPADVTRIVLTHAHPDHAGGAAELARRTGAPVAAHAADVPYAQAGRAPVSDPAVTGGRLFARLNSGRFPAVEVAQPLADGDLLDVGGGLRVVHTPGHSPGHVSLLHEPTRLLITGDALFNVLGVRWAPKLLCSDFRLTQETAHVLGELDYDLAAFTHGPELTDKPRDRIRAFLSAHR; encoded by the coding sequence ATGACGCGAGCCCCGGCCGTGCAACTGGCCCCGAACGTCTGGCGCATCCCCACGGTGGGCCGTTCGGCCGTCAACTCGTACGCCTTCGTCGACGACGACGGCAGTGTCACGCTTGTCGACTGCGGGCTGGCCAAGGCGCCGGCCCGGATCGTGCGCGGGCTGGCGGCGATCGGCAAGCTGCCGGCGGACGTGACCCGGATCGTGCTCACCCACGCCCACCCCGATCACGCTGGCGGCGCGGCGGAGTTGGCCCGCCGCACCGGTGCCCCGGTCGCGGCGCACGCCGCCGACGTGCCGTACGCGCAGGCGGGCCGCGCGCCGGTCAGCGACCCGGCCGTGACCGGCGGCCGGCTGTTCGCCCGGCTCAACAGTGGCCGTTTCCCGGCCGTCGAGGTGGCGCAGCCGCTGGCTGACGGGGACCTGCTCGACGTCGGTGGTGGCCTGCGGGTGGTGCACACCCCCGGGCACTCGCCCGGGCACGTGTCGCTGCTGCACGAGCCGACCCGCCTGCTGATCACCGGCGACGCGTTGTTCAACGTGCTCGGCGTCCGCTGGGCGCCGAAGTTGCTGTGCAGCGACTTCCGGCTGACCCAGGAGACCGCGCACGTCCTCGGCGAGCTGGATTACGACCTCGCGGCCTTCACCCATGGCCCGGAGCTGACCGACAAGCCCCGCGACCGCATCCGCGCGTTCCTCTCCGCGCACCGCTGA
- a CDS encoding IS110 family transposase translates to MSMLADVVEVVIGVDTHKDTHTAAVLDSRTGGVLARVTVSTDPDGYAQLVALAGQHSGLRAWALEGSGGYGAGLARHLADSGELVVELDRPQRPARRAGAKSDPIDAERAARDALARTRLAQPKTGAQRAALQVRLTARRAAVEASADAQRQLHALVITAPEVVRARFRGQSTRVMLTTATRLRPTTSADVDVFTCLSVLRDLARRVRFLEAEAAAHEKAIRAIVRSWRPDLLDLTGVGPIVAATVLTAWSHPGRCRNDAAFAMLAGAAPIPASSGKTVRYRLNRSGDRQLNRALHTIVLTRLQRDEDTRAYAERRRAEGKTDREIKRCLKRYVARDLYRRLENPPQPLDAS, encoded by the coding sequence ATGTCCATGCTGGCAGACGTGGTCGAGGTCGTCATCGGTGTCGACACCCACAAAGACACCCACACCGCCGCCGTGCTCGACTCCCGCACGGGCGGAGTGCTGGCCCGTGTCACGGTCAGCACCGACCCGGACGGCTACGCACAGTTGGTGGCTCTAGCCGGACAGCATTCGGGGCTGCGGGCCTGGGCTCTCGAGGGCTCCGGCGGTTACGGCGCTGGCTTGGCCCGGCACCTGGCCGATAGTGGTGAGCTGGTCGTCGAATTGGACCGGCCGCAGCGCCCAGCCCGTCGTGCCGGGGCGAAGTCCGACCCGATCGACGCCGAACGCGCCGCCCGTGACGCCCTGGCCCGCACGCGGCTGGCGCAGCCCAAGACCGGCGCGCAACGCGCAGCGCTGCAGGTGCGGCTGACCGCCCGCCGAGCGGCCGTGGAGGCCAGCGCTGATGCCCAACGGCAGCTGCACGCGTTGGTGATCACCGCTCCGGAGGTGGTGCGAGCCCGCTTCCGCGGCCAGAGCACCCGGGTCATGCTTACCACCGCCACCCGACTACGCCCCACCACCAGCGCCGATGTCGACGTGTTCACCTGCCTGAGCGTATTGCGGGACCTCGCCCGCCGCGTCCGCTTCCTCGAAGCCGAAGCCGCCGCACACGAAAAAGCGATCCGAGCGATCGTCCGCTCCTGGCGCCCGGACCTGCTCGACCTCACCGGCGTCGGACCGATCGTCGCCGCCACCGTGCTCACCGCCTGGTCGCACCCCGGACGCTGCCGCAACGACGCCGCGTTCGCCATGCTCGCTGGCGCCGCGCCGATCCCCGCATCGTCCGGCAAGACCGTCCGTTACCGGCTCAACCGCTCAGGCGACCGCCAACTCAACCGCGCCCTACACACCATCGTCCTGACCCGTTTGCAACGCGACGAGGACACCCGCGCCTACGCCGAGCGCCGCCGCGCCGAAGGCAAAACCGACCGCGAGATCAAACGCTGCCTCAAACGCTACGTCGCCCGAGACCTCTACCGGCGCCTCGAAAACCCTCCCCAGCCACTTGACGCGTCATAG
- a CDS encoding GNAT family N-acetyltransferase produces MLIRRETPADVDAIRAVHSAAFAKADGGPGTPVEATLVDALRADEGWLPAYSLVATDSDGQVVGHVVATRSLVAGAPVALGLGPLGVLPDWQRRGVGSALMHAVLGAAEARDEPLVVLLGHPDYYPRFGFRPAVELGVTPPQPWGPQYFMARPLTAWRESIRGEFRYPRPFDDL; encoded by the coding sequence GTGCTGATCAGACGCGAGACACCCGCCGACGTCGACGCCATCCGGGCGGTGCACTCCGCCGCCTTCGCCAAGGCCGACGGTGGTCCGGGCACACCGGTCGAGGCGACGCTTGTCGACGCGCTGCGCGCCGACGAAGGCTGGCTGCCCGCGTACTCCCTGGTGGCGACCGATTCGGACGGCCAGGTGGTGGGGCATGTGGTGGCCACCCGCAGCCTGGTGGCCGGTGCGCCGGTGGCGCTGGGCCTGGGCCCGCTCGGTGTGCTGCCCGACTGGCAACGCCGTGGGGTCGGCAGCGCGTTGATGCACGCGGTGCTCGGCGCCGCCGAGGCGCGGGACGAACCGCTGGTGGTGCTGCTCGGGCACCCCGACTACTACCCGCGCTTCGGGTTCCGGCCCGCCGTCGAGCTGGGCGTCACCCCGCCGCAGCCGTGGGGGCCGCAGTACTTCATGGCTCGGCCGCTGACCGCGTGGCGGGAGTCGATTCGCGGCGAGTTCCGCTACCCCCGTCCGTTCGACGACCTGTGA
- a CDS encoding VOC family protein: MTMTFINLPVRDLTTATEFYRAIGFTGDQAEPAGDTMVLTVSDTTRLVLHLRSGFEAYTGVATPDTATSREVIIGLSASSRGQVDELVDQAAVAGGESLGPGTADGPMYMRGFRDLDGHQWSFLHVAG, translated from the coding sequence ATGACCATGACCTTCATCAACCTGCCGGTGCGCGACCTGACCACCGCCACCGAGTTCTATCGCGCGATCGGCTTCACCGGCGACCAGGCCGAGCCGGCCGGTGACACGATGGTGCTCACCGTCTCCGACACCACCCGACTGGTGCTGCACCTCCGCTCCGGCTTCGAGGCGTACACCGGGGTCGCCACGCCGGACACGGCGACCAGCCGGGAGGTGATCATCGGGCTGTCGGCGTCGAGCCGCGGCCAGGTCGACGAACTGGTCGACCAGGCCGCCGTCGCCGGTGGGGAGTCGCTCGGGCCGGGAACAGCCGACGGGCCGATGTACATGCGCGGCTTCCGGGACCTCGACGGCCACCAGTGGTCGTTCCTGCACGTGGCGGGTTGA
- a CDS encoding VOC family protein yields the protein MTDQSREEGSAVTRDVQITFDCADPAGLATFWAEALGYQVQAPPGDFESWDQALEAMGVPPENRNDASAVVDPEGSRPRLFFQRVPEHKKVKNRVHLDVRAAPGLAGDERMAALEAEAERLVSHGAKRLSRHEPTPPLGAGHLVMADPEGNEFCLD from the coding sequence ATGACCGACCAGAGCAGGGAAGAAGGATCCGCCGTGACCCGCGACGTCCAGATCACGTTCGACTGCGCCGACCCCGCCGGATTGGCGACGTTCTGGGCCGAGGCGCTGGGGTACCAGGTGCAGGCCCCACCCGGCGACTTCGAGTCCTGGGACCAGGCGCTGGAAGCGATGGGTGTGCCGCCGGAGAACCGCAACGACGCGTCGGCGGTCGTCGACCCCGAGGGCTCGCGACCACGGCTGTTCTTCCAGCGCGTCCCGGAGCACAAGAAGGTGAAGAACAGGGTCCACCTCGACGTACGCGCGGCCCCCGGGCTGGCGGGTGACGAGCGGATGGCGGCCCTGGAGGCGGAGGCCGAACGGCTCGTCTCGCACGGCGCCAAGCGGCTCAGTCGGCACGAGCCCACTCCCCCGTTGGGCGCCGGTCATCTCGTCATGGCCGACCCCGAGGGCAACGAGTTCTGCCTCGACTGA
- a CDS encoding mechanosensitive ion channel family protein, which translates to MSDNVSDAVGDALRSVMLFLPKAVAFLAILVAGWLIAKAVLKIVEKVLERVGFDRAVERGGIRRALSRSRYDASDIVAKLAYYAVLLFTLQLAFGIWGPNPISDLLGAVISWLPRAFVAIVIVVVAAAIANAVKDIISGALGGLSYGRVLATIASVFILGLGVIAALNQIGVATAVTTPVLIAVLATIGGILVVGVGGGLIRPMQSRWESWLTRAERESQLIAEHAQAYRAGRRDAEAELARASAPTSDPEATQVVTRPADTDATQVVRFPVSSDATQVVGAGADPDATQVVTGGTDRAVPGQRNSDDSETTTVIPPVDRR; encoded by the coding sequence ATGAGTGACAACGTCAGCGACGCGGTGGGCGACGCTCTCCGCTCGGTGATGCTCTTCCTGCCCAAGGCCGTCGCCTTCCTGGCGATCCTGGTGGCCGGATGGCTGATCGCCAAGGCCGTGCTGAAGATCGTGGAGAAGGTCCTCGAACGGGTGGGCTTCGACCGCGCCGTCGAACGCGGCGGCATCCGCCGCGCGTTGAGCCGCTCCCGGTACGACGCCAGCGACATCGTCGCGAAGCTCGCCTACTACGCGGTGCTGCTGTTCACCCTCCAGCTCGCCTTCGGCATCTGGGGGCCGAACCCGATCTCCGACCTGCTCGGCGCGGTGATCTCGTGGCTGCCCCGGGCCTTCGTCGCGATCGTCATCGTCGTGGTGGCAGCCGCCATCGCCAACGCGGTCAAGGACATCATCAGCGGCGCGCTCGGCGGCCTGTCGTACGGCCGGGTGCTGGCCACCATCGCCTCGGTGTTCATCCTCGGCCTCGGCGTCATCGCCGCGCTGAACCAGATCGGGGTGGCCACCGCGGTCACCACCCCCGTGCTGATCGCCGTGCTGGCCACGATCGGCGGCATCCTCGTCGTCGGTGTCGGCGGCGGCCTGATCCGTCCGATGCAGAGCCGTTGGGAGTCGTGGCTGACCCGCGCCGAGCGGGAGTCGCAGTTGATCGCCGAGCACGCCCAGGCGTACCGGGCCGGTCGCCGTGACGCCGAGGCCGAACTGGCCCGCGCGTCGGCCCCCACCAGCGACCCGGAGGCCACCCAGGTGGTGACCCGGCCCGCCGACACCGACGCCACCCAGGTCGTGCGCTTCCCGGTCAGCTCGGACGCCACGCAGGTGGTGGGCGCCGGTGCCGACCCCGACGCGACCCAGGTGGTCACCGGCGGTACCGACCGCGCGGTGCCCGGGCAGCGCAACAGCGACGACAGCGAGACCACCACTGTCATTCCGCCGGTCGACCGGCGCTGA
- a CDS encoding peptidoglycan recognition protein family protein: MHVDHSEVDRRTLLRAGLGAATVAVVGSELAFPRAAQAAPGTDLDWIISCDEWGARPPMDPLSVSATATNKIIVHHMAFPNVTDYSREQAVKLAHDCQDLHIDGNGWSDTGQHFTVSRGGYVLEGRRGSLERLEAGDRQMISAHCPGENGRAIGIENEGTYVTETPPKALTDSLVKLCVAICRQYGLHAHDIFGHWDFRTTECPGAAFYRQFPELRRRVHAALGTKLGDVPARRWPDLWRFVNSPSVRVVQHLLAYRGYPVTVSGTFDAATVTAVQDWQARNGIAVDVDATLTTPTWETLAPELNQHASGAPVTAVQEILATKGYAVTVTGAYDHATRTAVQELQALHGLPRNGKLSTSTWCTIVGGSVRESFRHR, encoded by the coding sequence ATGCACGTCGACCATTCCGAAGTGGATCGCCGGACGCTGCTGCGGGCCGGTCTCGGCGCCGCCACGGTCGCCGTCGTCGGGAGCGAACTCGCGTTCCCGCGCGCGGCGCAGGCCGCCCCGGGCACCGACCTGGACTGGATCATCAGCTGTGACGAGTGGGGCGCCCGCCCACCGATGGACCCGCTGTCGGTGAGCGCCACCGCCACCAACAAGATCATCGTGCACCACATGGCGTTCCCGAACGTCACCGACTACTCCCGCGAGCAGGCCGTCAAGCTGGCCCACGACTGCCAGGACCTACACATCGACGGCAACGGTTGGTCGGACACCGGCCAGCACTTCACGGTGAGCCGCGGCGGCTACGTGCTGGAGGGTCGCCGGGGCAGCCTGGAGCGGCTGGAAGCCGGCGACCGGCAGATGATCTCGGCGCACTGTCCGGGTGAGAACGGCCGGGCCATCGGCATCGAGAACGAGGGCACCTACGTCACCGAGACGCCGCCGAAGGCGTTGACCGACTCGCTGGTCAAGCTCTGCGTCGCGATCTGCCGCCAGTACGGGTTGCACGCGCACGACATCTTCGGCCACTGGGACTTCCGCACCACCGAATGCCCGGGTGCCGCCTTCTACCGACAGTTCCCCGAACTGCGGCGACGCGTGCACGCCGCCCTCGGCACCAAGCTCGGTGACGTGCCGGCGCGCCGCTGGCCGGACCTGTGGCGTTTCGTCAACTCCCCCTCCGTGCGGGTGGTGCAGCACCTGCTCGCCTACCGGGGCTACCCGGTGACCGTCAGCGGCACCTTCGACGCCGCGACCGTCACCGCCGTGCAGGACTGGCAGGCCCGCAACGGCATCGCGGTGGACGTGGACGCCACGCTCACCACGCCGACCTGGGAGACGCTGGCACCGGAGTTGAACCAGCACGCCAGCGGAGCGCCGGTCACGGCCGTGCAGGAAATCCTCGCCACCAAGGGGTACGCGGTCACCGTCACCGGCGCGTACGACCACGCCACCCGGACGGCGGTGCAGGAGCTCCAGGCGCTGCACGGGCTGCCCCGCAACGGCAAGCTCAGCACGAGCACGTGGTGCACGATCGTCGGCGGGTCGGTCCGCGAGTCGTTCCGGCACCGCTGA
- a CDS encoding GNAT family N-acetyltransferase, which yields MIPPRIRRRRATDLDGCVAALAEVHRVDRYPLNWPADPHRWLREPHPARAWVAVDADADAGIVGHIAVHRIPNQVGGPPGRPTAEVARLFVAPRARGLALGGALLGRARKWANERGVDLVLEVAAGGVAAAALYERTGWRCIGTSTAPWAAPDGSAVSLRHYTLRHRAPGSDGTPASTARRRASRPAASRSSGGSSTSTS from the coding sequence GTGATCCCACCGCGCATTCGGCGCCGCCGCGCCACCGATCTCGACGGATGCGTCGCGGCGCTCGCCGAGGTGCACCGGGTCGACCGGTACCCGCTGAACTGGCCTGCCGACCCGCACCGCTGGCTACGCGAGCCGCACCCGGCGCGGGCCTGGGTGGCTGTCGACGCCGACGCCGACGCCGGAATTGTCGGACACATCGCGGTGCATCGGATCCCCAACCAGGTGGGTGGGCCGCCCGGCCGACCGACAGCCGAGGTGGCCCGTCTCTTCGTGGCGCCGAGGGCCCGTGGGTTGGCGCTCGGCGGCGCGTTGCTGGGCCGAGCCCGGAAGTGGGCGAACGAGCGGGGGGTCGACCTGGTGTTGGAGGTGGCCGCCGGTGGTGTGGCGGCCGCCGCGCTGTACGAGCGCACCGGCTGGCGATGCATCGGCACCAGCACGGCACCGTGGGCGGCGCCCGACGGCAGCGCGGTGTCGCTGCGCCACTACACGCTGCGTCACCGCGCGCCGGGTTCCGACGGCACACCGGCCAGCACCGCGAGGCGACGGGCGAGCCGGCCCGCGGCCTCGCGCAGCTCAGGGGGCTCCAGCACCTCCACCTCGTGA
- a CDS encoding FMN-binding glutamate synthase family protein: MTWVRRAVPAVAAAVAALAARDLIQRDHALLRNFPVLGRARYLLETIGPELRQYIVAGNNEERPFTRDQRRWVYASAKQENNYFGFGTDNDIEYTPGYPIIKHRTFGRAVPPSSPTAGHDVRLPCAKVLGAARGRARAFRPESVVNISGMSFGSLSGNAITALNKGAALAGCLQNTGEGGLSPYHRNGGELVFQLGTAYFGCRDEHGRFSLDRLKSLVAGAPVRALEIKLSQGAKPSLGGLLPGAKVSAEIAATRGIPAGQDCVSPSRHAEFSDCDSLLDWVELLAAETGLPVGIKSAVGDLGFWQELATLMRDTGRGVDFVTIDGGEGGTGAAPLIFTDSVSLPFQQGFSRVYKIFAEHDLHERVVFVGGGKLGLPDNAIVAFALGCDLVNVGREAMLSIGCVQAQKCHTDTCPTGVATQNAWLARGLDPTSKSIRAANYLRTLRRDLTKVAEACGVEHPGLIGTDAVEILDGRTGSTPLHQVYGYRPEWGLPSPADQAEIIQLMVPEGPRGGSAPPSATAVG, from the coding sequence ATGACCTGGGTCCGTCGAGCCGTACCCGCTGTCGCCGCCGCCGTCGCGGCGCTCGCCGCGCGGGACCTGATCCAGCGCGACCACGCGCTGCTGCGTAACTTCCCGGTGCTCGGCCGCGCCCGCTACCTGTTGGAGACGATCGGGCCGGAGCTTCGGCAGTACATCGTGGCCGGCAACAACGAGGAGCGGCCGTTCACCCGCGACCAACGCCGCTGGGTGTACGCGTCCGCCAAGCAGGAGAACAACTACTTCGGCTTCGGCACGGACAACGACATCGAGTACACCCCCGGGTACCCGATCATCAAGCACCGCACGTTCGGTCGTGCGGTGCCGCCGTCGTCGCCGACCGCCGGGCACGACGTACGGTTGCCCTGCGCGAAGGTCCTCGGTGCGGCGCGGGGACGGGCCCGCGCGTTCCGGCCGGAGTCGGTCGTCAACATCTCCGGGATGAGCTTCGGCTCGCTCTCCGGCAACGCCATCACGGCGCTCAACAAGGGCGCGGCCCTCGCCGGCTGCCTGCAGAACACCGGCGAGGGCGGCCTGTCGCCGTACCACCGCAACGGCGGTGAGCTGGTCTTCCAACTCGGCACCGCCTACTTCGGCTGCCGCGACGAGCACGGCCGGTTCAGCCTCGACCGGCTGAAGAGCCTGGTCGCCGGCGCACCGGTCCGGGCGTTGGAGATCAAGCTGAGTCAGGGCGCCAAGCCGAGCCTCGGTGGGCTGCTGCCCGGGGCGAAGGTGTCCGCCGAGATCGCCGCCACCCGGGGCATCCCGGCCGGTCAGGACTGTGTCAGCCCGTCGCGGCACGCCGAGTTCTCCGACTGCGACAGCCTCCTCGACTGGGTGGAGTTGCTGGCCGCCGAGACGGGCCTGCCGGTCGGCATCAAGTCGGCCGTCGGTGACCTGGGCTTCTGGCAGGAGCTGGCCACCCTGATGCGCGACACCGGCCGGGGGGTGGACTTCGTGACGATCGACGGGGGCGAGGGCGGCACCGGCGCCGCACCACTGATCTTCACCGACTCCGTGTCGCTCCCGTTCCAGCAGGGCTTCTCCCGGGTGTACAAGATCTTCGCCGAGCACGACCTGCACGAGCGGGTGGTCTTCGTCGGCGGCGGCAAACTCGGCCTTCCCGACAACGCCATCGTGGCGTTCGCGCTCGGCTGCGACCTGGTCAACGTCGGTCGGGAGGCGATGCTGTCGATCGGCTGCGTCCAGGCGCAGAAGTGCCACACCGACACCTGCCCGACCGGCGTCGCCACCCAGAACGCGTGGCTCGCCCGGGGCCTGGACCCGACGTCGAAGTCGATCCGGGCGGCAAACTACCTGCGCACGCTGCGCCGGGACCTGACCAAGGTCGCCGAGGCCTGCGGCGTCGAACACCCCGGCCTGATCGGGACCGACGCCGTGGAGATCCTCGACGGCCGCACCGGCTCCACCCCACTGCACCAGGTGTACGGCTACCGGCCCGAATGGGGGCTGCCCTCCCCCGCCGACCAGGCGGAGATCATCCAGCTGATGGTCCCGGAAGGACCCCGGGGCGGCAGCGCCCCGCCCTCCGCCACCGCCGTCGGCTGA
- a CDS encoding YchJ family protein — protein sequence MGKGAGRRRANATTGRVCPCGSGRAYAECCAPAHAGDAPATAEALMRSRFSAFALGDTGYLLRSWHSSTRPAALELDPGQRWTRLEIMQTERGGLLDAAGTVTFHAHYRDAGRPGTLTEHSRFVREDGRWVYVDGDQP from the coding sequence GTGGGTAAGGGTGCGGGGCGTCGGCGGGCGAACGCGACGACGGGACGGGTGTGCCCGTGCGGCTCCGGCCGGGCGTACGCGGAGTGCTGCGCCCCGGCGCACGCCGGCGACGCCCCGGCGACGGCCGAGGCGTTGATGCGCTCCCGGTTCAGCGCCTTCGCCCTCGGTGACACCGGTTACCTGCTGCGCAGTTGGCACTCCTCGACCCGGCCCGCCGCCCTGGAGCTCGACCCGGGGCAGCGGTGGACCCGACTGGAGATCATGCAGACCGAGCGGGGCGGCCTGCTCGACGCCGCGGGCACGGTCACGTTCCACGCCCACTACCGGGACGCGGGCCGGCCCGGCACGTTGACCGAACACAGCCGGTTCGTCCGCGAGGACGGTCGGTGGGTCTACGTTGATGGTGACCAACCCTGA